In the uncultured Fusobacterium sp. genome, one interval contains:
- a CDS encoding heme-binding protein, protein MDVRNLNSITLEAAKKMGVEALKKATEINVPVVFSVVDNGGNLLYLERMDKAFVTSIDIAINKAFTAWALKKGTNEISEDVLPGQSLYGLNTTNNCRIITFGGGFPIVINGEIVGAVGVSGGTVEEDMSIAKAGLSAL, encoded by the coding sequence ATGGATGTTAGAAATCTTAATAGTATCACTTTAGAAGCAGCTAAAAAAATGGGAGTTGAAGCTTTAAAAAAAGCTACTGAAATAAATGTTCCTGTTGTTTTTTCTGTTGTTGATAATGGAGGAAATCTTTTATATCTTGAAAGAATGGATAAAGCTTTTGTTACAAGTATAGATATTGCAATAAATAAAGCTTTTACTGCATGGGCTTTAAAAAAGGGAACTAATGAAATAAGTGAAGATGTTTTACCTGGACAAAGCTTATATGGATTAAATACTACAAATAATTGTAGAATTATAACATTTGGTGGAGGTTTTCCTATAGTAATCAATGGTGAAATTGTTGGTGCTGTTGGTGTAAGTGGTGGAACTGTAGAAGAAGATATGTCTATAGCCAAAGCTGGACTAAGTGCTTTATAA